AAGTACACGGCCAGCAGGACGCTCTCGCCGGCGTCGACGAGCCACGCCCGACCGCCGCCGCGGACGTAGCCCAGCGCGATGTGCGCGACGAGCGCGGCGGCGTAGCCGGCGAGGATCACCCCGCGAACCGTGTCGGTGGGGCCGCGCGTGAGCGCGCCGGCGTCGACGAGGCCGACCATGAGCGTGCTAAACGCGTAGAAGGTGTCGCTGTGGAACACCATCGGCACGAGCATCACGGCGCCGCCCCGGACCGCGGCGGCGAGCGCTCGCTGCGGCCGCGTCTGGAGGTGCGGGACGCCGACGGTCGCTTCGAGGACGCGAACCCCGCCGATTCCGCCCTTCGCCATCGCGACGACCAGCGCGAGACCGAGGCCGGCGACCGGGGCGATCAGGAACAGGCCGACGAAGCCGGCGATCCCGCCGAGGTACGCGGCGACGTACCGCCAGCGGAACGACGGTCGCCGCCGCCTGAGGTTCTCGAAGTGTTCGTACCCGCCGTGCGGGAGGTTCAGGGCGATCATCCCCACGAGGTAGACGATCATCTGTGCCTCGATCGGAACGGACACGCCGGCGAGCGCGACCGCGCCGAACCCGGCGATGAGCGCCGCGAGCGCCGCCCGCGAGAGCCCGATCGACGGGTGGGTCCGCGTCCCGCCGACCGACCGCCACAGCCGCTTTTGAACGGTCAGGGACATTACAGCGGACGTACGGACGGGATAACAAAATCCGTCCGGGCGCGATCCCACGCTCCGGGAACGGCACGAATTGCCAAGGGTCGGGGTCACGTACCGATCGGATATGGCCGACCAGCTTCGCGACGACCCGACGATCACCGTCGTCGGCGGGGGGTTCGGTGGCCTCGCGGCCGCCGCGTACCTCGCCGACGCCGGAGGCGAGGTGGAGCTGCTCGAACGCCACGAC
This genomic window from Halorubrum sp. PV6 contains:
- a CDS encoding Brp/Blh family beta-carotene 15,15'-dioxygenase, which encodes MSLTVQKRLWRSVGGTRTHPSIGLSRAALAALIAGFGAVALAGVSVPIEAQMIVYLVGMIALNLPHGGYEHFENLRRRRPSFRWRYVAAYLGGIAGFVGLFLIAPVAGLGLALVVAMAKGGIGGVRVLEATVGVPHLQTRPQRALAAAVRGGAVMLVPMVFHSDTFYAFSTLMVGLVDAGALTRGPTDTVRGVILAGYAAALVAHIALGYVRGGGRAWLVDAGESVLLAVYFAVVPVLVAVGLYFPFWYSARQVARTATVEAEPVGEDDWDLVGGDSVSAAALRAWALMAVGALATFTVVAALYVAFPNPFAGSSLLPGAVAFWSVAISIIALPHVVVGDLFDADRGIWYVP